CGTTGATGCGGAAAGACTGGGCCTTTTCGGCATTTGCGGCGGCGGCGGCTATGCTCTAGCGGCCGCTCAAACCGATAAGCGCTTTAAAGCGGTTGCAACCTTGAGCATGTTCAATACGGGGTTGGTGAGACGAAACGGATTTATGAACTCGCAGATTAACACGATCCAGGATCGTCTGCGGGAAGCATCAAAAGCGCGGGCTTTGGAAGCCGAAAAGGGCATCATCCTCTATGCGGCCGACACGCAGACGACCGACGAAATGGCGGACAAAATGCCGTTTGATTTGTATCGAGAAGGGCATTATTACTACAATCGCACGCATGCCCATCCCAATTCGACATTTCGATATACGATGAGCAGTCTGCTCGATTTGATGGCTTTCGACGCAACCGCCAATATGGAGCTTCTCGATCAGCCGCTGCTGATGATGGCGGGCAGCAAAGCCGACAGCTATTACATGACCGAAAGTGCATTCAAGCTTGCCGTCGGGACAAAGGAAAAAGAATTGTTTCTCATAGAAGGAGCAACGCACATTCAAACATACTATGTGCCCGAGTATGTCGAACAAGCGGTAAAAAAACTTATCGAGTTTTTTGGTAAATTGTAAGAAATCCAAGCGTTATTTATAGTTGTTCGGGATAAAAATAATCAATCAATTTTTCAATAGGGGTCAAACCGTTAAGAGAAGCATGCGGTTTGACC
Above is a genomic segment from candidate division KSB1 bacterium containing:
- a CDS encoding alpha/beta hydrolase — its product is MKINAPAQDQSKPANPFGLVYQGAVTENVAGKVNIHPVSYKLNGIDISANVYTPPGYDPSKKYPAIAVAHPNGGVKEQVAGLYAQRLAEAGYITIAADAAFQGASGGEPRRVDKPFYRIEDIRGMADFLIRYPGVDAERLGLFGICGGGGYALAAAQTDKRFKAVATLSMFNTGLVRRNGFMNSQINTIQDRLREASKARALEAEKGIILYAADTQTTDEMADKMPFDLYREGHYYYNRTHAHPNSTFRYTMSSLLDLMAFDATANMELLDQPLLMMAGSKADSYYMTESAFKLAVGTKEKELFLIEGATHIQTYYVPEYVEQAVKKLIEFFGKL